From a region of the Constantimarinum furrinae genome:
- a CDS encoding peptide MFS transporter — translation MDSTAEDHFKNKVLGHPAGLFVLFFTEMWERFSYYGMRAILVIFLTGAILGDNPGWAWTTPAALSLLGTYAMLVYLTPLLGGWLADNKIGYRRAVVIGALLMTLGHASMAIETPTFLYIGITLLILGNGFFKPNMTSIISKMYEGHNEKKDGAYNIFYMGVNAGAFLGIMLCGWVGEKVGWSYGFGLAGIFMLLGMLQFYFAQPLFGTIGDKPLKSKRSDDAAAALKAGVTLNKFKPVDIALIGIFTISALIFIINDPLSKIGDIQSLNFSVGGMTDSLFFALLAAISFILLLLVRIPRYIKIERDRMIAFAIFCLFTIFFWAAFEQAAGSLPIYTRDFTDRFLEGNAAMGFKIVDLIVTVVPLVIITYVLLSLFRKTFNRIGLSNLILGTSFLIIWAIVIYKLYIEFQSTETEVPVTWFAILNSLFIIMFAPLFTKWWDSKYNPPASVKYFLGLALLGLGFAFLAFGARNVPSGAETASLSMAWLVFAYLFHTLGELCLSPMGLSYLSKLIPARMIAFMFGVYYLAIAIGNKLAHYVGGDIEQITQDHGLSGFFLIFTFIPIGLGVISLLLHPLLKRLMHGVR, via the coding sequence ATGGATTCAACAGCAGAAGATCATTTTAAAAATAAGGTATTAGGACATCCTGCCGGATTGTTTGTGTTATTCTTCACCGAAATGTGGGAACGATTTTCGTACTACGGAATGAGAGCCATTTTGGTGATCTTTCTTACAGGAGCCATTTTGGGCGATAATCCTGGGTGGGCATGGACCACACCCGCAGCACTTTCTTTACTCGGAACTTATGCGATGCTCGTATATCTAACCCCACTTTTAGGGGGATGGTTGGCCGACAATAAAATTGGGTATCGAAGAGCCGTGGTTATTGGAGCCTTATTGATGACCTTAGGGCACGCTTCTATGGCTATTGAAACACCTACTTTCCTTTATATCGGGATAACCCTCCTAATTCTTGGAAATGGATTTTTTAAGCCTAATATGACCTCCATTATTTCCAAGATGTACGAAGGGCATAATGAAAAAAAGGATGGTGCTTACAACATCTTCTATATGGGGGTAAATGCAGGTGCATTTTTAGGAATAATGCTCTGTGGTTGGGTAGGTGAAAAAGTTGGATGGAGCTATGGATTCGGATTGGCAGGTATTTTTATGTTGCTGGGGATGTTGCAATTCTATTTTGCTCAGCCCTTATTTGGTACTATTGGAGATAAGCCCTTAAAAAGTAAGCGAAGTGATGATGCCGCCGCCGCACTTAAAGCAGGGGTAACGTTGAATAAATTCAAGCCGGTAGATATTGCACTTATCGGAATATTTACCATTTCAGCTTTAATTTTTATCATCAATGACCCGCTTAGTAAAATAGGCGATATCCAAAGTCTTAATTTTTCGGTAGGTGGAATGACCGACTCGCTGTTTTTTGCACTGTTGGCCGCAATTTCTTTTATCTTGTTGTTACTTGTGCGAATCCCTCGCTATATTAAAATTGAAAGGGACAGAATGATCGCATTCGCAATCTTCTGCTTATTTACGATCTTCTTTTGGGCTGCTTTTGAACAAGCAGCGGGTTCACTACCTATATATACGAGAGACTTTACCGATAGATTCCTTGAGGGTAATGCTGCGATGGGCTTTAAAATAGTCGATCTCATTGTAACGGTAGTACCCCTGGTAATTATTACTTATGTTTTGTTGTCACTTTTCAGGAAAACATTTAATCGTATTGGTCTGTCGAATCTTATTCTTGGAACAAGTTTCCTCATAATTTGGGCCATAGTGATCTATAAGTTGTACATAGAATTTCAGTCTACCGAAACCGAAGTACCCGTGACTTGGTTTGCTATATTAAACTCTTTATTTATTATCATGTTTGCACCACTTTTCACCAAATGGTGGGACAGCAAATACAATCCGCCGGCATCGGTTAAGTATTTTCTCGGATTAGCCTTGTTAGGTCTTGGCTTTGCCTTTTTGGCGTTCGGGGCGAGAAATGTACCCTCCGGGGCTGAAACGGCCTCATTGAGCATGGCATGGCTGGTATTTGCCTACCTCTTCCATACATTGGGCGAATTGTGCCTGTCCCCAATGGGATTATCATATTTGAGTAAACTTATTCCGGCCAGAATGATCGCATTCATGTTTGGTGTTTACTATTTAGCCATCGCCATTGGAAATAAACTGGCTCACTATGTGGGAGGTGATATAGAACAAATTACACAAGATCACGGATTATCCGGGTTTTTCCTGATCTTTACCTTTATTCCAATTGGTTTGGGCGTCATTTCCTTGTTATTACACCCGTTATTGAAGCGATTAATGCACGGCGTACGCTAA
- a CDS encoding peptide MFS transporter, with translation MSATTQQKQKELFGHPVGLYVLFFTEMWERFSYYGMRAILVLYLVAETTGDNAGLGWSNGEALALYGWYTMLVYVMSIPGGWIADKFLGQKKSVLVGGILLVAGHSILAVEQMWAFYTGLGLIIAGVGMLKPNISTMVGGLYKQGDIRRDKGFTIFYIGINIGAFLSSLIVGYVGEVHGWHYGFGLAGIGMALGLIQYLVGQKHLKYVGNYSGTSENEEEKAAMKRPLTKVEKDRVVVLFISFLLVIVFWGAFEQAGGLMNIYAMDNTNRMLLGWEVPASWFQSLNAMFIIFLGTSVAAYWARRKLKGKVATSLFKMILGLIIMGTGFFFMSAASAQFESAGSSAMYWLVLAYLFHTVGELCISPVALSYITKLAPLKYASLMMGVYFAMTGFGNKLAGLLGEASESMGEFAIFTGIAVFCVVFGGIVMIFRKKLEYLTHGAEDNEREMKETEGYELADPDIN, from the coding sequence ATGTCAGCTACAACACAACAAAAACAAAAGGAGTTATTCGGGCATCCGGTAGGACTTTATGTATTATTCTTTACCGAAATGTGGGAGCGTTTCTCCTACTATGGAATGCGGGCAATACTCGTACTTTATCTTGTTGCGGAAACTACAGGCGATAATGCCGGATTGGGATGGTCTAACGGAGAAGCCCTTGCGCTTTATGGCTGGTATACGATGCTGGTGTACGTTATGTCAATACCCGGGGGATGGATCGCCGATAAGTTTTTAGGGCAAAAGAAATCTGTACTCGTTGGAGGGATATTGCTGGTGGCGGGTCATAGTATTCTGGCGGTTGAACAAATGTGGGCATTCTATACAGGTTTAGGTCTTATCATAGCCGGTGTAGGAATGTTAAAGCCCAATATTTCTACCATGGTAGGTGGTTTGTATAAGCAGGGAGATATAAGAAGAGATAAAGGATTTACAATCTTTTACATTGGAATTAACATTGGTGCCTTTTTATCCAGTTTAATCGTAGGATATGTGGGAGAAGTGCATGGCTGGCATTATGGTTTCGGACTTGCAGGTATAGGGATGGCGCTAGGATTGATCCAATACTTAGTGGGTCAGAAGCACTTAAAATACGTTGGAAACTACAGTGGTACTTCTGAGAATGAAGAAGAAAAAGCCGCGATGAAACGTCCGCTTACCAAGGTTGAAAAGGACAGGGTAGTGGTGTTATTTATTTCTTTTTTATTGGTTATTGTATTCTGGGGGGCCTTCGAACAGGCCGGAGGATTGATGAATATTTATGCCATGGACAATACCAACAGAATGTTGCTGGGCTGGGAAGTACCTGCATCCTGGTTTCAGTCGTTAAATGCAATGTTTATCATTTTCCTTGGAACCTCTGTAGCTGCATATTGGGCAAGGCGAAAATTAAAAGGCAAGGTGGCGACTTCACTGTTTAAAATGATACTCGGACTCATAATAATGGGTACCGGATTCTTCTTTATGTCGGCGGCATCTGCACAATTTGAAAGTGCCGGATCGTCTGCTATGTACTGGTTAGTGTTAGCCTATTTGTTTCATACTGTAGGAGAGCTATGTATCTCGCCTGTGGCGCTGTCTTACATCACCAAACTTGCACCCCTGAAGTATGCTTCTTTAATGATGGGTGTGTACTTCGCGATGACCGGTTTTGGAAATAAACTGGCGGGATTACTGGGAGAAGCCTCTGAATCTATGGGCGAATTTGCCATATTCACCGGAATTGCAGTGTTCTGTGTGGTCTTTGGAGGAATCGTGATGATCTTCAGAAAAAAACTGGAATACCTTACGCATGGAGCCGAGGATAATGAACGAGAAATGAAAGAAACGGAAGGCTATGAACTTGCCGATCCGGACATCAATTAA
- a CDS encoding S9 family peptidase → MIRLISIRVLFLFLAVSTSTIAQQKQITLEDIWGGTFSAERLDVLRSLKNGKEYSVLNYSREESASTVDVFNYESGKKVRTLVNTKDLPGINYIISYEFSDDESKLLLATQLKQIYRRSSLGTYYVCDLKSKKLTLVSEKQIQEPTFSPDGSKIAFGSDNNLYIKDLATGVEMQITTDGEKNSIINGITDWVYEEEFAFVRAFDWNKEGNKLAFIKFDESEVPRFSMDVYGTELYPSQQVFKYPKAGDPNAEVSLHIYDLASKNTEMVALDGYNSYYIPRIKWTNDPNVLSAQLTNRHQNVVDLVFVDAATNSAKLVLQEKDDAYVDITDNLTFLNDNSFIWTSEKSGWNHIYHYDKTGKLINQVTNGNWEVTNYYGFDQNTGRVYYQSTENGSINRDVYSVLRSGKNKVRLSDKTGTNSASFSADYTYYINTFSDTETPYVFTLNKAKTGEKIREIKNNTALKAKVDSFVTSPKEFSTIKVNGAELNMYLIKPKDFDPNKKYPLFMYQYSGPGSQQVANRWGGANDYWHQMLAQQGYIIACVDGRGTGLKGRDFKKMTQKELGKYEVEDQVAAAQHLGSLEYIDADRIGIWGWSYGGFMSSNCLFQAPDTFAMAIAVAPVTSWRFYDTIYTERYMQTPQENPSGYDENSPISHVNNLKGDFLLVHGSADDNVHVQNTMRLVEALIQADKDFEWMIYPDKNHGIYGGNTRLHLYKKMTRFINESLGEPTAEEHIQIKN, encoded by the coding sequence TTGATAAGATTAATTTCAATACGAGTGCTATTTCTGTTTCTTGCAGTCTCTACTTCAACAATAGCACAACAAAAACAGATAACTTTAGAAGACATTTGGGGAGGCACATTCAGTGCAGAACGACTTGATGTCCTGCGATCCCTTAAAAACGGAAAGGAGTATTCCGTCTTAAATTACAGCCGGGAAGAAAGCGCTTCCACTGTGGATGTTTTTAATTATGAAAGCGGTAAAAAGGTTAGAACGCTAGTAAATACCAAAGATCTTCCCGGAATCAATTATATCATTTCGTATGAGTTTAGTGATGATGAATCTAAGTTATTACTGGCAACTCAATTGAAACAAATCTATAGAAGATCCTCTTTGGGGACCTATTATGTGTGCGATCTTAAGTCTAAAAAACTTACCCTGGTTTCAGAAAAGCAAATACAGGAGCCCACGTTTAGCCCTGATGGGTCTAAAATTGCCTTCGGCAGTGATAATAACCTATATATAAAAGATCTTGCTACGGGGGTTGAAATGCAGATCACCACCGATGGAGAAAAGAACAGTATTATCAACGGAATTACCGATTGGGTATACGAAGAGGAATTTGCCTTTGTACGTGCATTCGACTGGAACAAGGAAGGTAATAAACTGGCCTTTATAAAGTTCGATGAATCTGAAGTGCCGCGATTTTCCATGGATGTATATGGCACCGAGCTATATCCTTCTCAGCAGGTATTTAAATACCCAAAGGCTGGCGATCCCAATGCCGAAGTCTCACTGCATATTTATGATCTCGCCTCAAAGAATACCGAAATGGTGGCTTTAGATGGATATAACAGTTACTATATTCCACGAATTAAGTGGACTAACGATCCTAATGTATTGAGTGCACAGCTTACCAACAGACATCAAAACGTGGTGGACCTTGTTTTTGTGGATGCTGCAACCAACTCCGCAAAACTTGTGCTTCAGGAAAAGGATGATGCCTATGTGGATATTACCGATAATCTTACGTTTTTAAATGACAACAGTTTTATCTGGACCAGTGAAAAAAGTGGATGGAATCATATTTATCACTACGATAAAACCGGAAAGCTAATTAATCAGGTGACCAACGGCAACTGGGAAGTAACCAATTATTACGGCTTCGATCAGAATACCGGCAGAGTGTATTACCAGAGTACAGAGAACGGAAGTATAAACCGGGATGTCTATTCTGTGTTGCGTTCCGGAAAGAACAAAGTGCGTCTGTCAGATAAAACAGGAACAAACAGCGCCTCTTTTAGCGCAGATTATACCTACTATATAAATACGTTTTCCGATACCGAAACGCCTTATGTCTTTACTTTAAACAAGGCCAAAACCGGAGAAAAGATCCGGGAAATTAAAAACAATACCGCTTTAAAGGCTAAGGTGGACAGCTTTGTTACCTCACCTAAGGAGTTTTCTACGATCAAGGTAAATGGAGCAGAGCTAAATATGTATCTCATTAAGCCAAAGGATTTTGATCCTAATAAAAAATATCCTTTGTTTATGTATCAGTATTCCGGACCGGGATCCCAGCAGGTAGCCAACAGATGGGGCGGTGCGAATGATTATTGGCATCAGATGTTAGCACAGCAAGGATATATCATTGCCTGTGTAGACGGAAGAGGTACCGGGCTAAAGGGCCGTGATTTTAAAAAAATGACTCAAAAGGAATTGGGTAAATACGAAGTGGAAGATCAGGTGGCGGCGGCACAACACCTGGGAAGTCTTGAATATATTGATGCCGACAGAATTGGGATCTGGGGTTGGAGCTACGGCGGATTTATGTCGTCTAACTGCTTATTCCAGGCACCCGATACCTTTGCGATGGCAATAGCAGTAGCCCCGGTAACCAGCTGGAGATTTTATGATACCATCTATACCGAGCGTTACATGCAAACTCCGCAGGAGAATCCGTCGGGTTACGATGAGAATTCTCCAATTTCACATGTGAATAACCTTAAAGGCGATTTTCTGCTGGTCCATGGGAGTGCAGACGATAACGTGCACGTACAGAACACCATGCGCTTGGTAGAAGCCTTGATCCAGGCCGATAAAGATTTCGAATGGATGATCTATCCCGATAAGAATCACGGGATCTACGGTGGTAATACCCGTTTGCACTTGTACAAGAAAATGACGCGATTTATTAACGAATCTTTAGGTGAGCCTACTGCCGAAGAACATATTCAGATCAAAAATTAA
- a CDS encoding hydroxymethylglutaryl-CoA reductase, degradative — MVKPVSGFSKKTKAEKIEWLSEAYLDNDPSATLVLKKYWNSDTALQKLHDDFIENTLSNYYLPFGIAPNFLINDRLYALPMVLEESSVVAAASNAAKFWLSRGGFKAEVIATHKNGQVHLNYKGAVKDLTSFFAEVKPKLIESISEIQRNMVKRGGGLIDITLVNATEKLEHYFQLHCTFETKDAMGANFINTCLEQIAHTFKTEAAGHDTFKAENTFPEVVLSILSNYTPECLVKAEVSCKVSELKQKQIDGKTFAEKFVRAIDIAKAEPRRAVTHNKGIMNGVDAVILATGNDFRAVEAGVHAYASKDGQYTSLTSATIEHDTFKFSIEIPLALGTVGGLTSLHPLVAFALQVLQKPSAKELMEICAVAGLAQNFAAVRSLVTTGIQEGHMKMHLMNILNQLQTTSEEKEQTVNHFKTHAVSHSAVVEFVNTLRTQ, encoded by the coding sequence ATGGTGAAACCCGTATCCGGATTTTCTAAAAAGACCAAAGCTGAAAAAATCGAGTGGTTAAGTGAGGCATACCTTGATAACGACCCCTCTGCCACACTTGTTTTAAAGAAATACTGGAACAGCGATACTGCACTTCAAAAACTACACGATGATTTTATAGAGAATACCCTGTCAAATTATTATCTCCCGTTTGGGATCGCACCTAATTTCCTTATCAATGACCGTTTATACGCATTGCCTATGGTTTTGGAAGAAAGTTCGGTGGTGGCGGCTGCAAGCAATGCAGCTAAATTCTGGCTTAGTCGGGGCGGATTTAAGGCTGAAGTGATCGCTACACATAAGAACGGACAGGTTCATCTTAATTATAAAGGTGCTGTTAAAGACCTGACTTCCTTTTTTGCTGAAGTAAAGCCGAAACTGATAGAAAGTATTTCAGAGATACAGCGAAATATGGTAAAACGAGGTGGCGGCTTGATCGACATCACTCTGGTAAACGCGACTGAAAAGCTGGAGCACTACTTTCAGCTTCATTGTACTTTTGAAACCAAGGATGCAATGGGTGCCAATTTTATTAATACCTGTCTCGAACAGATCGCACACACTTTTAAAACGGAAGCTGCCGGGCATGATACATTTAAAGCCGAAAACACCTTTCCTGAAGTCGTTTTAAGCATTTTATCCAATTACACCCCCGAATGTCTGGTAAAGGCTGAAGTAAGCTGTAAGGTTTCAGAATTGAAACAGAAGCAGATCGACGGTAAGACTTTCGCCGAGAAATTTGTACGTGCCATTGATATCGCAAAAGCCGAACCCCGAAGAGCCGTTACCCACAACAAAGGAATAATGAACGGGGTGGATGCAGTCATTCTGGCTACCGGAAACGATTTTCGTGCCGTGGAAGCCGGAGTTCATGCCTATGCGTCAAAGGATGGACAATACACAAGCCTTACTTCGGCTACGATAGAACACGATACTTTTAAGTTCTCAATAGAAATTCCGCTAGCTCTGGGAACCGTTGGCGGACTCACCTCGCTGCACCCCTTAGTTGCTTTTGCCCTTCAGGTATTGCAAAAGCCATCGGCAAAAGAGCTTATGGAAATCTGTGCCGTGGCCGGACTGGCCCAAAATTTCGCTGCCGTTCGGTCGCTAGTTACCACGGGTATACAGGAAGGGCATATGAAAATGCATTTAATGAATATTCTCAATCAGTTGCAGACCACTTCCGAAGAAAAAGAACAAACGGTAAACCACTTTAAAACACATGCGGTCTCACACAGTGCTGTGGTTGAATTTGTAAACACTTTAAGAACCCAATAG
- a CDS encoding GYDIA family GHMP kinase: protein MKKEFYSHGKLLLTGEYVVLDGALSLAIPTTKGQSLEVCDSEKNGVYWKSIAHDGSVWYEDHFNFDLLFSDSLTIDSGTHQVRKTLLKILRKAKELNPEFLKNIEGIAVTTQLEFPANWGLGSSSTLINNIAQWAGIDAFQLLQKSFGGSGYDIASANHDSPILYQFNSEKPSVTPVRIPWDFTDKLFFVFLNKKQNSKEGIARYRTSEKNTSELISKISDITVALIHCETLKDFDSLLDAHEQLISNAVDLPTVKDSIFPDYQGGLKSLGAWGGDFILATGGESNRDYFKRKGFLTVVPFSEMIV, encoded by the coding sequence TTGAAAAAGGAGTTTTACAGCCACGGAAAATTATTACTTACTGGAGAATATGTTGTATTGGACGGTGCTTTATCACTGGCCATTCCAACAACCAAGGGACAGTCCTTAGAAGTATGCGATTCTGAAAAAAATGGTGTGTATTGGAAGAGTATTGCTCATGACGGAAGTGTATGGTATGAAGATCATTTTAATTTTGATCTTTTATTTTCTGATAGCCTTACGATTGACTCTGGGACTCATCAGGTACGAAAAACGCTACTTAAAATTTTGAGAAAGGCAAAAGAATTAAATCCCGAATTTCTGAAAAATATCGAAGGGATTGCTGTGACTACCCAACTTGAATTCCCGGCAAACTGGGGATTGGGAAGTTCGTCAACGCTCATTAACAATATTGCCCAATGGGCAGGTATCGACGCTTTTCAATTGCTTCAAAAGAGCTTTGGAGGCAGCGGCTACGATATTGCTTCGGCCAATCATGATTCGCCTATACTGTATCAATTTAATTCGGAAAAACCTTCAGTAACACCTGTGCGGATCCCATGGGACTTTACCGATAAACTGTTCTTCGTATTTCTGAATAAAAAACAGAACAGTAAGGAAGGAATAGCCCGTTATCGAACTTCAGAAAAAAACACTTCAGAACTTATATCGAAAATAAGCGACATCACCGTGGCACTCATACATTGTGAAACATTGAAAGACTTCGACTCCCTACTTGATGCACACGAACAGCTAATTTCGAATGCCGTTGACCTTCCTACGGTTAAAGATTCAATATTTCCCGATTACCAAGGCGGTTTGAAGAGTCTTGGAGCCTGGGGAGGAGATTTTATCCTGGCAACCGGCGGTGAATCCAACAGAGATTACTTTAAAAGAAAAGGCTTTCTTACCGTTGTCCCTTTTTCTGAAATGATCGTATAA